One Methanohalophilus mahii DSM 5219 genomic window carries:
- a CDS encoding single-stranded-DNA-specific exonuclease RecJ: MKEHARECNTEIQKHDSVYVVSHIDADGLTSAGIICKALQRAGINYEMRFVKQLDDNIIEDIANINPELAIFTDLGSGMLDSINAKGINAIVSDHHQPRGEGKYHLNPHLFGANGSYQLSGSGTTYILANEIGQNTDLVDIAMVGAIGDMQHLKKGHLTGVNRLLLEEGVKNGHLSYEKDITLFGKQTRPVYKLLQFSSDPFLPGLSGDEDACIGFLHDMNVRFGGDERWRRWIDLESAEKQRIISGVMQHCIKSGLQPFKVERLVGEVYVLLNEREGTEMRDASEFSTLLNATARYDRAETGLAVCMGERGKSYEDAKKLLGEHRQNLVNGLKLVKENGITQLDHIQYFDAGNKIKETIVGIIAGMSITSAGRRDKPIIAFADSDDGVKVSARGTQDLIRKGLNLSQAISDAAGYVNGAGGGHDIAAGATIPATGRNEFLNKLDEIIGTQFQKS; this comes from the coding sequence ATGAAAGAACATGCAAGAGAATGTAATACAGAAATACAGAAACACGATTCTGTATATGTGGTATCCCATATCGACGCAGACGGGCTGACTTCTGCCGGAATCATATGTAAAGCCCTGCAACGTGCAGGTATCAATTATGAAATGAGGTTTGTAAAACAGCTGGATGACAATATCATAGAAGACATCGCAAACATAAATCCGGAACTTGCAATCTTCACAGATCTGGGAAGCGGCATGCTGGACAGCATAAATGCAAAGGGGATCAATGCTATAGTTTCAGATCATCACCAGCCCCGCGGAGAAGGGAAATATCACCTCAACCCCCATCTTTTCGGTGCTAACGGATCATACCAGTTAAGCGGCTCCGGAACAACCTACATCCTTGCAAATGAAATAGGCCAGAATACAGACCTGGTTGATATAGCCATGGTTGGTGCTATAGGAGACATGCAACATCTCAAAAAGGGGCATTTGACCGGAGTTAACCGCCTGTTGCTTGAAGAAGGAGTGAAAAATGGCCACCTAAGTTACGAAAAAGATATCACTCTTTTTGGTAAACAAACCCGCCCCGTCTATAAACTGTTGCAATTTTCTTCCGATCCATTCCTGCCAGGTCTTTCGGGTGATGAGGATGCATGCATAGGCTTTCTCCATGACATGAATGTCCGTTTTGGAGGAGATGAACGGTGGAGACGCTGGATTGATCTTGAATCTGCAGAAAAACAGAGAATAATCTCCGGGGTCATGCAACATTGTATCAAATCCGGACTCCAACCCTTCAAGGTTGAGAGATTGGTAGGGGAAGTTTATGTCCTGCTCAATGAACGTGAAGGAACAGAAATGCGGGATGCTTCCGAATTTTCCACCCTGCTCAATGCCACAGCACGTTATGACCGCGCAGAAACCGGACTGGCCGTATGCATGGGAGAACGAGGAAAATCTTACGAGGACGCAAAGAAACTTCTTGGGGAACACAGGCAAAATCTTGTCAACGGCTTAAAGCTTGTGAAAGAAAATGGCATTACACAACTGGACCATATACAGTATTTTGATGCAGGAAACAAGATCAAAGAAACTATTGTAGGCATTATCGCCGGCATGAGCATTACTTCTGCCGGAAGGCGAGACAAGCCTATAATTGCCTTTGCAGATTCAGATGATGGTGTAAAAGTATCCGCCAGGGGGACACAGGACCTTATTCGGAAAGGACTCAACCTATCACAGGCAATTTCAGATGCTGCCGGCTACGTAAACGGCGCAGGAGGAGGACATGACATCGCAGCAGGAGCAACAATACCTGCAACGGGCAGAAACGAGTTCCTCAATAAACTGGATGAAATAATAGGAACCCAGTTCCAGAAAAGCTGA
- a CDS encoding AAA family ATPase, with protein MRFKRLKVKNIRSYNDLEIDFNDGVTVVSGVNGSGKSSLLEACFVGLFGHRGIPKDFVLADLVRKGCEDAAIHLEFEHMGQEYAAIQEFRNNPETGKASTTRSYLEIDGEVVVNQATQTYESIRNLLRMDEEAYKNCVYIRQGDIDVLINARKKDRQRMIDDLLQIGRLEEYRERAKSARTGVGRHITETHARIKDQQEEIETIDATKPVARKNQLNTDLKQLQQEVANLETMRDRTSTRIEKDRQHIEQYTKTQKQIDELDRGISGLETRKKEALTSLESKRKEADRLQKSILEIENKIQELYDYFGLDETTDVDNFTALTEKEERDAYEKISRVKTKQGLKLQEKENSQKVLTETKQNLRALEEAIEKRSTQEKNRLKEIEEINKEYSVLEGEIGKLLERAQSMGFDQKKLDNLEELEDLLLNKQRHLHGKEQEVRTRIDQISKTLTEHRNLLEKGACPTCGQDLQGSTIANDTKEEEVQKKELKEQLEKLIQDTQRAEEKIATLKEADKIKKQVDEKRQKQLLIKQKQENMSSYNEELKKQNQEDEKKKQELTEKIEELEKHIKGAEDEIKEIQQTVNTATEHHAKMKDKLENAKYLIKIRHDHTQMQSDQQHLKAGIADIQENMRFIDEQIAEKKKNKKQLEKELGKENIEELEKKLHDFRQAYEKIIGDIEEKNNQKTSLLKEIGQIETNLKRKKALQEKLKTFNNREKYLKAVKSDVESLEDMYMRLRADLRTRNIDALDRLLNEIFSFMYTNNAYSHIQLDTDYELTIYEKDGTPLEPKLLSGGERAIFNLVLRCAIYRLLSEGLAGGEYRNEMPPLIMDEPTVFLDRGHVHQLLKLIDLMRDMGVGQILIVSHDETLIDSADNVFEVQKDPTTNISSIIAQ; from the coding sequence TTGAGATTCAAACGGCTTAAAGTGAAGAACATACGCAGTTACAATGATCTTGAGATTGATTTCAACGATGGGGTAACTGTGGTTTCAGGGGTCAACGGAAGTGGGAAATCCAGTCTTCTTGAAGCCTGTTTTGTGGGACTTTTCGGACACAGGGGCATACCAAAAGATTTCGTACTTGCAGACCTGGTGCGCAAGGGATGTGAAGATGCTGCAATTCATCTCGAATTCGAACACATGGGACAGGAGTATGCTGCAATTCAGGAGTTTCGCAACAATCCTGAAACAGGCAAAGCCTCAACCACCAGATCTTATCTGGAGATAGACGGCGAAGTCGTTGTAAACCAGGCCACACAGACGTATGAGTCCATTCGAAATCTGCTGCGCATGGATGAAGAAGCCTACAAGAACTGTGTATATATCAGGCAGGGAGATATTGACGTTCTCATCAATGCCCGTAAAAAGGACAGGCAGAGGATGATAGATGACCTTTTGCAAATCGGCAGGCTGGAAGAATACCGGGAAAGGGCAAAAAGTGCCAGGACCGGTGTGGGGAGACATATTACTGAAACTCATGCCCGGATTAAGGACCAGCAGGAAGAAATTGAAACAATTGATGCAACCAAACCCGTTGCCAGGAAAAATCAATTGAATACGGATTTAAAACAATTGCAACAGGAAGTTGCGAATCTGGAAACGATGCGAGACAGAACCAGCACTCGTATAGAAAAGGACCGCCAGCATATCGAACAGTATACAAAAACCCAAAAGCAGATCGATGAACTGGACAGGGGGATAAGCGGGCTGGAAACACGAAAAAAAGAAGCTCTCACTTCACTGGAAAGCAAAAGGAAGGAGGCAGACAGGCTCCAAAAATCCATTCTGGAAATTGAAAACAAAATTCAGGAGTTATATGATTATTTCGGGCTTGACGAAACCACAGATGTGGATAATTTCACAGCCCTTACAGAAAAGGAAGAGCGGGATGCCTATGAAAAAATCAGTCGAGTAAAAACAAAACAGGGACTGAAACTGCAGGAAAAGGAAAATTCACAAAAAGTCCTGACAGAAACAAAACAAAATCTCAGGGCACTGGAAGAGGCGATTGAAAAAAGGTCCACCCAGGAAAAGAATAGGCTAAAGGAAATAGAGGAAATCAATAAAGAGTATTCGGTGCTGGAAGGCGAGATTGGGAAACTCCTTGAAAGGGCCCAATCAATGGGTTTTGACCAGAAGAAACTGGACAATCTGGAGGAATTGGAAGACCTGCTTTTGAACAAGCAGCGTCATCTCCATGGAAAAGAACAAGAAGTCAGAACCCGGATTGACCAGATCTCAAAAACACTCACAGAACATAGAAACCTGCTGGAAAAAGGAGCATGTCCCACATGTGGACAGGACCTGCAGGGCTCGACCATTGCCAATGATACAAAGGAGGAAGAAGTACAGAAAAAGGAACTTAAAGAGCAACTGGAGAAACTCATCCAGGACACTCAAAGGGCCGAAGAGAAAATTGCCACCCTAAAAGAGGCAGACAAAATAAAAAAACAGGTCGATGAAAAAAGACAGAAGCAACTGCTTATAAAACAAAAACAGGAAAACATGTCCTCCTACAATGAGGAGTTGAAGAAACAAAACCAGGAGGATGAAAAGAAAAAACAGGAACTTACAGAAAAGATAGAGGAACTGGAAAAACACATTAAAGGAGCCGAAGATGAAATAAAAGAAATACAGCAAACTGTAAACACTGCCACCGAGCATCATGCAAAAATGAAGGACAAACTTGAAAATGCAAAATACCTGATAAAAATAAGGCATGATCATACACAGATGCAGAGCGATCAGCAGCACCTGAAAGCAGGTATTGCGGACATCCAGGAAAATATGCGCTTCATTGATGAACAGATAGCAGAGAAAAAAAAGAATAAAAAGCAACTTGAAAAAGAACTTGGCAAGGAAAATATTGAGGAACTGGAAAAGAAATTACACGATTTCCGACAAGCTTACGAAAAAATTATAGGGGATATTGAGGAAAAGAACAATCAAAAAACGAGTCTTCTAAAGGAAATAGGGCAAATCGAAACCAACCTCAAAAGGAAAAAAGCGTTACAGGAAAAACTAAAAACGTTCAATAACCGGGAAAAGTACCTAAAAGCTGTAAAAAGTGATGTAGAAAGCCTGGAAGATATGTATATGAGATTGCGTGCAGACCTGCGTACACGTAATATTGATGCACTGGACAGGCTGCTCAATGAAATCTTTTCCTTTATGTACACCAACAATGCCTACTCACATATCCAGCTGGATACTGATTATGAGCTTACCATCTATGAGAAGGATGGGACTCCCCTTGAACCCAAATTGTTGAGCGGAGGAGAGCGGGCAATCTTTAACCTCGTTTTAAGATGTGCTATTTACAGGTTGCTTTCAGAAGGACTGGCCGGAGGGGAATACCGTAATGAAATGCCCCCTCTGATTATGGATGAACCCACCGTATTCCTGGACAGGGGGCATGTGCACCAGCTTTTAAAGTTAATAGACCTTATGAGGGACATGGGAGTCGGCCAGATACTGATAGTATCCCACGATGAAACCCTTATAGATTCTGCGGATAATGTATTTGAAGTCCAGAAAGACCCCACGACAAATATATCTTCCATTATCGCACAGTGA
- a CDS encoding DUF1699 family protein, with the protein MKIRVVSSKEEIETLDENEEIIHLAFRPSNTDIFSLVMKCPNVKALHIPSSYKRTISSSARMYLEMQDIDLLEGDVWGHRKDINEYSEVSRSVYDRIEEYRKEGLGENEITDKMVKETRLSPDFITFLMKQNS; encoded by the coding sequence ATGAAAATAAGAGTTGTCAGTTCTAAAGAAGAAATCGAGACCCTGGATGAAAATGAGGAAATTATTCACCTCGCATTCAGGCCATCTAATACGGATATTTTTTCCCTTGTGATGAAATGTCCCAACGTAAAGGCCCTGCACATCCCCAGCTCCTATAAAAGAACAATATCCAGCTCAGCAAGAATGTATCTTGAAATGCAGGATATTGACTTACTTGAAGGCGATGTATGGGGACACAGGAAAGACATAAACGAGTATTCCGAAGTTTCCAGAAGTGTGTATGACCGTATCGAAGAATACAGGAAAGAAGGGCTTGGCGAAAATGAAATTACAGACAAAATGGTCAAAGAAACCCGCCTAAGCCCGGATTTCATAACGTTCTTAATGAAACAAAATTCCTGA
- a CDS encoding DUF128 domain-containing protein: MQDKHGVVQFTSSKIEDLMFRTTLDLKSMQGDIIVNLSIADADDFVDVLEFLKLTFNSGLSVSPFLKILESGDVIGDLTIPEGKVGIATMCSMTIDGVLLKSGIMTNPKFGGVVQIRNGLPVRFTDVLTYASTTIDPLEVLMSQDITSVTRMLQTGSGKILANLREVHLAKRDEINSVLSGMMDIGINGILEVGDPNSRVLDVPVERDHLGVVVIGGTNPMAIMKEQGINIRTNAMSTLMDINSMNKIEDYF, encoded by the coding sequence ATGCAGGATAAACATGGTGTTGTGCAGTTCACGTCTTCAAAGATCGAAGACCTTATGTTCAGGACCACACTGGACTTAAAAAGTATGCAGGGAGATATAATTGTCAACCTCTCCATTGCTGATGCGGATGATTTTGTCGATGTACTGGAGTTTTTGAAGCTTACTTTCAACAGTGGCCTTTCAGTAAGTCCTTTCTTAAAGATCCTGGAAAGCGGAGACGTTATAGGTGATCTAACCATTCCTGAGGGTAAGGTAGGTATTGCTACAATGTGCAGCATGACCATAGACGGGGTCTTGCTAAAATCGGGAATTATGACAAATCCCAAATTTGGGGGAGTTGTGCAGATCCGCAACGGTTTGCCCGTCAGATTCACTGATGTCCTGACCTATGCCAGCACCACAATAGATCCTCTTGAAGTCCTCATGTCGCAGGACATTACCTCTGTAACCCGGATGCTTCAGACCGGTTCTGGTAAGATTCTTGCAAACTTAAGGGAAGTCCATCTTGCAAAAAGGGATGAGATCAACAGTGTCCTTTCGGGAATGATGGATATTGGTATTAATGGTATTCTGGAGGTCGGAGATCCCAACAGCCGTGTACTTGATGTTCCTGTGGAACGTGACCATCTTGGGGTGGTGGTTATCGGGGGCACCAATCCGATGGCTATTATGAAAGAACAGGGAATCAATATCCGTACCAATGCAATGTCTACACTGATGGATATCAATTCCATGAACAAAATCGAGGACTATTTCTAA
- a CDS encoding ribonuclease P protein component 4 encodes MKDLARQRIERLFKLAEASYSAHPCRSDRYVTLARSIGMRYRIRLPASLRRRVCRSCNSYLVPGSSSSVRLKKGTVCITCLSCGRKMCIPYK; translated from the coding sequence ATGAAAGATCTGGCAAGACAGAGAATTGAACGCCTCTTCAAGCTTGCAGAAGCATCATACAGTGCACATCCTTGCAGAAGTGACAGATATGTTACACTTGCACGCAGTATCGGTATGCGATACAGGATCCGTTTGCCTGCATCCCTTCGCAGAAGGGTGTGTCGCAGTTGTAATTCTTATCTTGTACCGGGTAGCAGTTCCAGTGTACGGCTGAAAAAAGGAACAGTGTGTATAACCTGTCTGTCATGTGGCAGGAAAATGTGTATTCCATACAAATAA
- a CDS encoding metallophosphoesterase family protein: MDREIRLIHTADTHIGYRQYHSDVRRRDFLEAFEKVIDDAIDMKVDAVIHAGDLFDSRNPTLEDILETIQIMSKLKMAEIPLLGIVGNHESKQQTQWLDLLENMRLVRRLGNSPYMAGKVAIYGIDSIPRPKIQSFDYSVFETAEEATHNILVMHQLMKPFPFGEWDVAEVIHSFPCALDAILLGDYHKYEKTMVEDTWVTYCGSTERNSAAEKEPRGYNIITVSQKGIDIGRRQINTREFLHIAVDIKDENDAYRDIFNTIREYDVKEKVVFIELKGNSQADIAYSEIEEFLDKQGVLVSRISDLRSNATDENENQPEIIFSDPDIAAREEIKKMDLTDAGLLIDEIIRDLSVPKTTIDHKTEASIATMIEEMDFSQEIPLNIHRQKQVESTSKEEPPRSEEPVFVEKGEDKKTQPSGKKKKEPDTGDKDVEQKPQKAKVPRQYNLGDYL; this comes from the coding sequence ATGGATAGAGAAATCAGGTTAATACATACTGCTGATACACATATTGGTTACCGGCAATATCACAGCGATGTACGCCGCCGGGATTTTCTGGAAGCCTTTGAAAAGGTCATTGATGATGCCATTGACATGAAGGTCGATGCTGTAATTCATGCCGGGGACCTGTTCGATTCCCGCAATCCCACCCTGGAAGACATTCTCGAAACAATTCAGATAATGTCTAAATTAAAAATGGCCGAAATTCCCCTGCTGGGAATAGTGGGTAACCATGAAAGCAAACAGCAAACCCAGTGGCTCGATCTGCTGGAAAACATGCGCCTGGTAAGACGTCTGGGAAACAGTCCTTATATGGCAGGCAAGGTTGCGATTTATGGTATAGACAGTATACCCCGACCGAAGATACAATCTTTTGACTACTCCGTTTTTGAAACCGCTGAAGAAGCTACACATAATATCCTTGTAATGCATCAGCTAATGAAACCGTTTCCTTTCGGGGAATGGGATGTGGCTGAAGTAATCCATTCATTCCCCTGTGCACTGGATGCAATATTGCTCGGGGACTACCACAAGTATGAAAAAACAATGGTGGAAGATACATGGGTTACCTACTGTGGAAGCACGGAAAGAAACAGTGCTGCAGAAAAAGAACCCAGAGGATACAATATAATCACTGTTTCTCAAAAGGGTATTGATATAGGCAGGCGACAGATAAATACGAGAGAATTTTTGCACATCGCCGTGGACATAAAGGATGAGAATGATGCATACCGCGACATTTTCAATACTATCCGCGAATATGATGTGAAAGAGAAAGTTGTTTTTATTGAACTAAAAGGTAATTCACAGGCGGATATTGCATACAGTGAGATAGAAGAGTTTCTTGATAAGCAGGGAGTACTGGTCAGTCGCATATCCGATTTGCGAAGCAATGCTACTGATGAGAATGAAAACCAGCCCGAAATTATATTCTCAGATCCCGACATTGCTGCCCGGGAAGAAATCAAGAAAATGGACCTTACAGATGCAGGCCTGTTGATTGATGAGATTATAAGGGACCTGTCCGTACCTAAAACCACCATTGACCACAAGACAGAGGCTTCTATAGCAACAATGATAGAAGAAATGGATTTCAGCCAGGAGATCCCCTTAAACATTCACCGGCAAAAACAAGTTGAAAGTACCAGCAAGGAAGAGCCACCCCGATCGGAAGAGCCTGTTTTCGTTGAAAAGGGAGAGGACAAAAAAACCCAACCTTCAGGGAAGAAGAAAAAGGAACCCGATACAGGGGATAAGGATGTTGAGCAAAAACCACAGAAAGCAAAAGTTCCACGACAATACAATCTGGGGGATTATCTTTGA
- a CDS encoding DUF7518 family protein: protein MESGQRDLIIERLEKQIRNKEEEISDIKTNLKSSIITELREELRNDMDINKRLLELEQQVKEISTNINGILEELLDQKSRIREMEQENKPQVVEKGADAWSKYEEETASPDTYAEEREPVAQHAETSNNTPEKSRPSPEQKRKPRMHFQVRDVDKMIPSEKNQENEVSEEEKDEYIVAESENRKVEKTIKPEPQNENCEYIIAGDKGPLENKKECEYETVENKDEDSEIIVRKKK from the coding sequence ATGGAATCCGGGCAGAGAGATTTAATAATTGAGCGTCTTGAAAAGCAGATCAGGAACAAAGAAGAGGAAATATCCGATATCAAAACAAATCTCAAGAGTTCTATCATAACGGAACTGCGAGAAGAATTGAGAAATGATATGGATATAAATAAGAGGCTGCTTGAACTTGAGCAACAGGTGAAAGAAATTTCTACAAATATAAATGGAATCCTTGAGGAACTCCTGGACCAGAAATCACGTATCCGTGAAATGGAACAGGAGAACAAACCTCAAGTCGTGGAAAAGGGGGCTGACGCATGGAGCAAATATGAAGAAGAAACAGCCAGCCCGGATACGTATGCAGAGGAAAGGGAGCCTGTAGCCCAGCATGCAGAAACCAGCAACAATACCCCTGAAAAATCCCGGCCTTCTCCCGAGCAAAAAAGAAAACCGCGTATGCACTTCCAGGTAAGGGATGTAGACAAGATGATACCCTCTGAGAAAAACCAGGAAAATGAGGTTTCTGAAGAGGAAAAAGATGAGTACATAGTTGCTGAAAGTGAGAATCGCAAAGTGGAAAAGACCATCAAGCCAGAACCCCAGAACGAAAACTGTGAATACATAATTGCTGGTGACAAGGGACCTCTGGAAAACAAAAAAGAGTGCGAATACGAAACTGTCGAAAACAAGGACGAGGACTCTGAAATAATCGTCAGGAAGAAGAAATAA
- a CDS encoding MBL fold metallo-hydrolase, which produces MKGIDIGKVHIDWLGHAGFRLRGDNLVVYIDPYEVGGYIDYEDQADVLLITHEHFDHCSPQDIQKVRKSTATTLIPSNCSLQFRGDARRIEAGDVLRDELAIKGLNIEVVAAYNIGKSFHPPGEGVGYVVDLEGLRIYHSGDTDLIDEMSVIEADVVLLPIGGNYTMDEKQAAEAVSCIGPAYVIPMHYGSVEGTDADVNLFKTLVEKRSKAKVIILENNTDS; this is translated from the coding sequence CTGAAAGGTATAGATATAGGAAAAGTGCACATTGATTGGCTGGGGCACGCAGGATTCAGGTTGCGTGGGGATAATCTGGTGGTATATATTGACCCCTATGAAGTGGGTGGTTATATCGACTACGAAGACCAGGCCGATGTACTGCTTATAACTCATGAACATTTCGACCATTGTTCCCCTCAGGATATTCAGAAGGTCAGAAAAAGTACGGCTACTACCCTGATTCCGTCAAATTGCAGCCTGCAGTTTCGTGGCGATGCAAGAAGAATTGAAGCTGGGGATGTTCTCAGAGATGAACTTGCAATAAAGGGGTTGAATATAGAGGTAGTTGCAGCTTATAATATAGGCAAATCCTTCCATCCGCCCGGTGAAGGTGTGGGTTATGTTGTTGATTTGGAAGGTTTGCGTATATATCATTCCGGGGATACGGATTTGATCGATGAAATGTCTGTCATTGAAGCTGATGTAGTTCTGCTTCCTATTGGGGGAAATTATACTATGGATGAAAAGCAAGCTGCAGAAGCAGTTTCATGTATAGGGCCCGCCTATGTCATACCGATGCATTATGGAAGTGTTGAGGGAACGGACGCCGATGTGAATCTCTTTAAAACACTTGTAGAAAAAAGAAGTAAAGCAAAGGTAATTATTCTTGAAAACAATACGGATTCCTGA
- a CDS encoding glucose-6-phosphate isomerase family protein gives MSNEIMFGGIERVPDVRMLYDMAEVIYDKKWLEGRENEELYYMYRDLSQDSQDLEKIKSYNLRYDITIIPPAMLGVEYVKTAGHYHPQVPGSNLSYAEVYQVHEGSATYLLQKVNDGMVEDVVVVKANAMDVVVVPPGYGHITINASDSTLKMANWVCRNFSSVYEPVRDKKGGAYYLLEDGFIQNSAYSKVPEIRHIKPMDVPEFGLFRGEDMYGLVEDLSRLEFLTAPEKYTDIFSHILNE, from the coding sequence ATGTCAAATGAAATTATGTTCGGTGGGATTGAAAGGGTACCAGATGTACGTATGCTTTATGATATGGCTGAAGTTATTTATGACAAAAAATGGCTCGAGGGCAGGGAAAATGAAGAGCTCTATTATATGTACAGGGACCTGTCCCAGGATTCCCAGGATCTTGAAAAAATAAAATCATATAATCTGCGGTATGATATCACAATAATACCTCCGGCAATGTTGGGAGTGGAATATGTAAAAACAGCCGGTCATTATCATCCGCAGGTGCCGGGCAGCAATCTTTCCTATGCAGAGGTTTATCAGGTACATGAAGGCAGTGCTACCTATCTTCTCCAGAAAGTTAATGATGGCATGGTCGAAGATGTTGTGGTTGTAAAAGCTAACGCAATGGATGTGGTGGTTGTACCTCCCGGATACGGTCATATTACGATCAATGCATCGGATTCAACCCTCAAAATGGCCAACTGGGTATGTCGTAATTTTTCATCGGTGTATGAGCCTGTAAGAGATAAAAAAGGCGGTGCCTATTATTTACTTGAAGATGGTTTTATACAGAATTCCGCATATTCTAAGGTGCCCGAAATACGTCACATTAAACCCATGGATGTGCCTGAATTTGGCCTTTTCAGGGGAGAAGACATGTACGGATTGGTTGAAGACCTTTCCAGGCTGGAATTCTTGACAGCTCCTGAAAAGTATACTGATATTTTCAGTCACATTCTCAATGAGTAA